The DNA sequence GTTTGATGATGCTTTAGTGTTTCAATTAAATTATTGAATTCAGGTTATGGCTGTGAATGTTATTGGGCTTTGTTGTTGCGAGTGTTTGAAGCTATAATTGATATTGattttttctgattttgatgGAATTGTTGAAAATACTAATTTTATTATACTGAATTGGTTGAGTTGTGACTGTATTCTGATTATTGAGAATAAATGCTTGTTGATTTTAGTTATCTGATAAATCGGAATGGCTATGAAATTGACTTGTGACAAGTTGAAATTGGCTTTGGTGATTATTGAAGGATTAGAATTTAAGGGATTAAACTGTCTTGAGAACCTAATTTTCTGAAATAGAATAGCAACtttaaaagtatataaataGTTTTGTAATGGTTGGACTAATTTTCTGTGTCATGATTTATTGATTCTGATTATGTCTATAGACTGTAACTACTTTTGTGGTTGTTATGATAATGATCAGTGGTTTGATTATTTTACTTAATCCTGATTAGTTGGGCTAGCTATGAGTACGTTATGTTTATGCTTTGATTAATATGTGAATTGAGGATTGCTTGGTGAACGTTTGCTGGAGATTCTAATTTTGCTTGTCAGCAGTACATTGGATGTTGAATTGATTTTTGATAAGCTAGGTTTGAACTTGTGAATTGTAAAGAGATCATAAATCGATTGTTAAATTAATTCCTTAAAATCTAAATTGTAAACTAATGCAGttattttaaaagtataaagATAATTTGTAATAATTGGAAACTATATGAAGCTGAATTTTTGGGTGAACATAATAGTTGATTATAGGAGAACCAGGATTTTGTGAATAATacatatttttgtgtattttggTGTCAATGTTGCTAAAATTCTGGTTAAGTTCGGTGACAATGTGTTTGAATATTTGAGAAACTGtgttatttgatttattaagaacaggataaattatatttcgtttttgatttatttaagaaaaaggATTTTGTTATAAATGCTCCTTGTTATTTAGTGGATGAAATTTTCATGTTGATTGACTTATTAAACTTGTGCTCTATATTTATTACTCAACTGTACTGCAttatcgaaaatatttttgctCTGTTCTAAcatgtttatttcttttgctagCAGGAGGACATGATGTGAAGAAAATACGTTCTATACAAATACAAGATGGGATGGGTCTTATAATGAGTTTGGTTATCTAAATGTATTAGTTTGATGTGTTCTTTACTTTTTGATAAGAGACTTTATCCAATATTACATGTAATGGATGGATTACACCCTATTTTGATTAGTGTTGTAATGGATATCTAGTTTTTAATGAAACTTTTATGATTTGGATTTATCAAATTTCTCATTCTTAgatttattttatgattatcATCATTTTGGGATGtgattatgcttttaaaaaaaaaaatctcataaCGTAAAACAGGCTATGGTCACCATTTAAAAGTAGGGTAACCATAGATAAGCTATGGCCACGGTGAAAATCGTGACCAAAGATAAGGCTATGGTTACGGcgaaaaatcgtgaccatagataaggctatggtcacggtttaaggaggggtgaccatagcTAAGGCTATGGTAACGGTTTTAGGTGAGGTGACCATAGAGGACggaaccgtgaccatagataaggctatgatcacggttttggggaggggtgaccataaaggctatggtcacggtttaaTTAGGGGTGACTATAGAAGCTATGGTCATGGTCAAAATCGTGActatagataaggctatggtcatggttttgggaagggatgaccatagaggctaaactgtgaccatagataaggctatgatCACGGTTTTATCGTGTGACCATAGATTaacctatggtcacggtaaaaaaAAGTGGCCTAAAGTGCCAGAATTTGAACATTACAACCGTGACCATataaaccgtgaccatagataaaaAAACAGTGACCATAGGTCTATGGCCACGAGAGAATAGGCCACGACggaaaaatcgtgaccatagacctttGGTCACCCTTTTCACTAGTtgtggtcacggtttttcaccGTGATCATAGACCTTTTTTTGTAGTGTCAAAGGGTCTATCCTTGCTGCTCAATTCATGAAAAATCTTGACGAAAATATCCTCTTTGAGACTAGCATACGTGGACAAGGCATCTTGGCCAGTCATCGGAGCAGTGATTAGACGGTGACGGCGCTTGTGCTCGGTGTTTGTGCTGGAGTCTGGGTAGCATCGGACCGGAGAATGAGGAAGTGAAGCGGCGCCAATGAGAATGGAAGAGAATGGGAGAGACGAAGAGAACTCACATGCGGAGAGGGAGGCGAGTTTGCTCTCTCCGTAACTGACCATAATTCCAAATTCtagtttttttaattcaaaaatggtaactgttaataattaattaaattaattattataagatcttaattttttttttactcctATTGTACACACATTATACACTAAAATCATTATCTTCCCGTACTTTCTCAATTGGAAATGATAGTGATTAGCTGTTTGATTAAGTTAAACTTGGCTGAAAAGGATAAGTTGGATAACGAccataaaagaagaagatgatgtgAAAGTCGTTGTTTGGGTTTAATGTCTGTCAACGTATGAAGACTGCATACATTGAGAGAAAAATAGAGAAGAGTCAAGCTTGGAAAGAGCATAAATGATGGAAAGTTTACACCAACATCGACAAAGAATAAGAGATAGAAAACAATAAGAGAAAAGTGATCAAAATAAAGTCGAATTAAAAGATTTAATTGTCCTTTCAATGAAAAATTGATCAATAATAAAGATAGTAAAAGAAGATATAGAAAGATAAATTTGCcaaaatttaaatagaaaaaattaataGCGATATTAATAGTTGTACAACTACtactattattattgttgtttttttATTTCCTCTTTGATAAAATAAcaacctttttttatttttggattttgatAAGGTAACCATCCACTTGACTAATTACATATGGAACGTTTTAGTATTTACTATTTAGTGAAACCAGATGCATAATTCACACCCGTTGATGGCAACCATAGATCCCCCAGAATAAATTGGGCCACCGTGAAGTTACTAGCTTCATCATAGTCATTGATAACATGATACCCTGGCCACTTCACTCTCTCAGAAAGCCCAGATCCAGGCCCATAATTCATGAACTCACCATAGTAAAGTGTGTTCAAATACAACGTCTCATTCCATTCTTTCCACCCTTGCGGGCTCACCATCTCGCTCATGTAAGATTGCATGAAAACCGTTCTCGAATATTCCTTCCATGGTCTCCCAAGGTACGTTCTTGTGCAGTTCAAGAAAGGTAGAAGTTCAGAATGTGCAGAGATGTTGCTGAATTGGATGGAGAAGCCGGAGGGTGAGGTGGAGTCGTTTGCGCCTTGAGCGGTTATGGTGTTGGTTTGTTCCGGTAAGCCTTTCTTGGCAAGTATGGTGCAGTTCTGGAAGACTGCGGCGGCGCGGCCGAAGATGAAGTCTACAGTGCCGGTGATGATGGACTCTCGGTAGAATTGGCGGTTGGAGTGGGCGTAGAGGCTGTCTTGGTAGCCGGAGATTTCGCAGCGGTAGAAGACTGAGAGATCGGATTGTGATCTTAGAGCTACTGCTTGGCTCCCTCTTGGCCCTGCAGTGTTATGGAAGGAAATGTTTTGTGCTATAAACCCTCTGCCTTCCACAGCttcacaaaaaataaataaaattagaagtAACAAATAAAATTGTTGAAATGCAAGATAAAATTGTATAAAAGTAATCTATATATAAGCTTATGTGTAGAATCAAATCATAAGGATGAAAGCCTAATTAATATCAAAGTAAATCAACATAtatgaaataaacaaaaactaaGGAATAAAAAGCAGAGTATTTCCTTTTCTAGTGAAAATTATAAtggtttgaaattttgtgaatACAATTTCACTTACAATATATCGTATTAAcgaattttatcaaaattacaAGTCATTGTGCAAACATTTTTGAAGGTCTATAAAAATGAGTTTGAcacattttttttatcttctttttatttttcctttccCTTTTATTTTTTCGCTTTTGTCtctctaaaaaaattatgacAAATTTGTGAagcaaaaatattttgtacacaaaaaaaaattaatcactatatatttatgtttaaatatgtgttgtttaatttatttttaatataatttatattttaacatatatttgaTATGAGTGTCTAATTTAGTAATTGATTTTTTGTATACACATAGTATctttataaaatcttttaacATTTCCCTTAATAAGCTTAATTGCACAttcataaatatttaaaataatagaataacatttaattatgcaaaaaaaagtaattattagtattattgTATTGTGTGGTAGTTGTCTTTGCTATCATCTTCTTAAAGAATGTTATCATTATTATTGTAGTCTTCAAAGCGAATAAAATCAGAGTACTACTACAAGTATTGAATAGAGAGAATcaaaaaggaggaggaagagtGATGAGGAGTCCATAATTACCAAAGGTTGCAGTCATGTATGTGGTGGTATTATTGAAATAACGACTCGAGTTACCAGTGATAACGGTATTCTCCATTCCATCTCCAATCATCACAAGGTTCCATTTCTTGCTATGGATCTCAACTTTCTCACAATACACACCTTTCTTAATGTGTATCACATAGCGTTTCATGCTATACTCAGGCGCTGATTCCACAGCATCCTTCACACGTGTGTAGTCCCC is a window from the Arachis stenosperma cultivar V10309 chromosome 3, arast.V10309.gnm1.PFL2, whole genome shotgun sequence genome containing:
- the LOC130966205 gene encoding pectinesterase/pectinesterase inhibitor PPE8B-like; its protein translation is MARTPLLFTSLSLLFTQFLFTPFDAVLGSKGSLECLKVSHAEFTNSAKEVVGVLKSVTSTLHSEFVRNGGGFVDDHRLSSAVSACLELMDLSSDELSWVVSVSESPKGKHNGTGNLSSDLRTWLSAVLANTDTCMEGLEEGTTSSVNNIKNAVTASINKVNTMVQDLLTQVHPVSYNRVSKSKLEFPSWAESEDLEGKKLLMAVDAVVALDGSGDYTRVKDAVESAPEYSMKRYVIHIKKGVYCEKVEIHSKKWNLVMIGDGMENTVITGNSSRYFNNTTTYMTATFAVEGRGFIAQNISFHNTAGPRGSQAVALRSQSDLSVFYRCEISGYQDSLYAHSNRQFYRESIITGTVDFIFGRAAAVFQNCTILAKKGLPEQTNTITAQGANDSTSPSGFSIQFSNISAHSELLPFLNCTRTYLGRPWKEYSRTVFMQSYMSEMVSPQGWKEWNETLYLNTLYYGEFMNYGPGSGLSERVKWPGYHVINDYDEASNFTVAQFILGDLWLPSTGVNYASGFTKYYGESKLASLSACEFSSSLPFSSILIGAASLPHSPVRCYPDSSTNTEHKRRHRLITAPMTGQDALSTAERESSGAEQRGRSEAELGVQPPRPAVLTSPASPLLEPPCCAKLTLLPLETATEAGVVRSCCKLPPPESLPGPPLGSERLCCHRVPPAVRVLSLVTVPLEFLGRVLITRGYTAAVIRYSDRRCRPKVIDGAAAGQI